The region CATAAGATCTTCCGGCATCTGCTTTTGTTTTCTTAAATGCACTGCAATCAAAATTGATTGGAAATGAATTTTCAGCTGCAGAGGTAACAAAACACTAGAAAATAGGGATAGTTAATCCATTTCTCAAGATGATTTAACTTTCCTCCGGCTTCCCCATCTCTATGAAATACTCCGGCAACTCCAACTCTCCGGTGTATTTTCATTAGAGAGGCCTCATCAGAAGACCTTATGGAGGCTGCCAAGAACTTCCAACATCCAAACAGACCCGTAGCAAACTCACCATCCTGCATGCAAGGTAACTCCAGAAGCAACTTTAAGGGAGAAAAATCGACACCAATGTAGTGGGCTCTCACTCGACCCATTTACTAACCCAACGGGACCTAAACGGGTGAGCCACAAGGAGGGATTTGGTCTCCATTAGTAAATATATTCACCCGTAGTCAGCTTTTACTTTAAGAGAGAGAACTTTCCTTTAAAAAAACTGTTAAGAGAGAATAAAGAATCTCACCTCCTAAAATTAAGTgaataaatcaaattaaataaaaaatattagaatcTCTTATGACCGGAATCGCAgctatactaactctgaactttttttaaaaaaaaaaaatccgattGACCAAATCCATCCATCATTATATTTCAAGATCCAGTTTattaaatagaagaaaaaagaaaaatcatcttCCCAAGAACAACAATGTCTTGATAGATAAGCAAACATTACTGAAGTTCAATATATGTGACAACACACTGAGCCATTCTTAAGTGAACGAGTCCCACAAAGCCTCAGCTCATATTTGACTAAAAGATACACATATACTACAAACAATGGAGCCTTATGATCACATGCCCACCCGATCAACCACACGGCGTGAAAGAAGTGCCTCACTTGTGGCAAATCCTCGCCGTCGGCATGGTCACGCAGATCGGAGCGTAGAGCTTCCTAGCCTCTGGTGTTCCCCGCTtcggttcctcgccggcgatcGCCGTGCCTTGACTGGTCCCAATAGCACATACTGCGGCAGCGGCGACCGCAAGCATCGCAGCCCTCCTACTGCTTCCCTTGTCTTCACGGCCATCGCAGCCGGCCGGCTTTGCCATCTCTTGGCCTTGGGCCTTGGCGGCCGCCTTGGTCACGACGAGGTTCCGGCGATGGCTGACCGACGGGGGCAGGTCAGCTACGCTGACGCCGCCCAAGAAAGAAGCCATCATCGTGAGTGATGccatctcctctcctcctcctgttGCAGACTCTCTAACAAACTAAGAAGGAGTGGGTCGAGGGTTCTGATCACAAATGGTTGATGGATCCACGCTTGCTTGGGTTAAGAAGTGCATGCAGCCACTAGAAGGTGGGGCTGAGAGAATGCCACCTGTTATCTTATCCTTATTACGCTTAATCTATCCAATGGATGGAAGCCACGTGGCATTTCATTGGCCTTTTTTGTATCGTGGTGGGATAAGAGGCGTTGGAGGATAACATGATGATAGAGTCCCAATGAGTTGGAGtccatttttaagtgaatttcaaaaaaaaaaaaaagtgaatttcaaaaaaaaaaaaaaaaaaggcctgttCTTGAAACAAGCCCAACCTGTTTATGGGCTACTTCGTTGTTCTACAAGTCAGACGTCACTTGTTGAACGAGCCCACTTAGGATAAGGCCCACATTTGCTATCAAAGCAGGAGGGCGAATTGGATATGATTTTGGACCTCTATGAGCTCTCAAAGGTTTAGCATTTAGATATGCAGGCTAATTGTTAGGCTCATTTGCTCATGGAGATGCGCTGGATTCAACTCAAGGGAACCACTGCATAGTTTGTGGAAGTTTCTTTTGAAAACTTTAACAATTTAGAATCTGTTTAGATATTCATAAAAAAGCGGGCTGAAAATTATGTAGAAATTATGTAGCCCAACTcctccaaccaaacatgcctAACTAGTATAAAGAACAGTATGCTACTCGATGTAGATCAATCATGCTGGCCTATGACACAGAACAAACACTAAATAAATCAAGCAACAATAGTGaaagaaaaaatttagaaagGAAAAACATATTTATTCGAAAAAATGCCAAAATAATGAATTCAGTTCTTCTCTTAAAGAAGCCTCacatctctctcaaaaaaaaaaattctcccaATCTCTTCATGTAACTCTCTTCCCCTCTTAATAAAACCATTCATTCTCTTCTactacaaaataaaaataacatctTTTACTAAAAGATAGAGACATCATAATTCCAATAATAAACTCAAATATATTAAGCCTAAGGCTCAATGTAACTTAACATGGACCTGAATCCTAAAATTATTAGAACTAATGGCTAACTAATAAAAATTCTAATACGATTACGACTTGGTAATAAATCTTAACACTCTCTCTCATTGCAAAGTTTATATCGATAATGTTACACTTATCGATAGCATGAAATAATACAGTAGCCATTGCTATTATTACTGTTGTAACAGCTATATGTAACAACTTATCAaaccaataattgaatattaaaaCTTCTTTATTAGCTTgaacaataatttttttatcggCTTGCTCCCTTTGATGCATATGTTGAAATTGATGATATCCTCCAAGACTTTCTACAGTCACTATGCTGAGATTTCATAAAGCATCTAGTTCATCCCAATAAATATCAAGTTGCCAACTATCAACACTTAAGTATTGGCCATTACCTGTACATAAATAAAATCAGGAATAAAACTTTCGCCTTATCTACATGTCCATGTATCTGCATAAAGTTGGCTCCTATACTTGAAATCAAATCCTCATATATAATCTTCTATTTGTTTCAAATTTAGAGTAGCTTCAAAATTAACTAATGTACCCAAAGTCATGTCAAATACCAAAAGACAATATGAATCATTCATATCAAGCATATCTTCTTACTTTTCGTTCTTCAAAACTACAAAATTAGTCAGCTCTTTGTCCTCATGCCTAACCAAATCTCTCCATGAAACATCCACATCTTGAATAGATTCAGCATAAGGTTCTTCTGCATGATTTGATTCCTCAGTATAAAATAACTATAGCATCTTTTGACTCTTTTTGAGCAACTTCAATATTTCATGATTCTTCAATTACGATCTCTTCTGAACTTGATACGGTATCTATCTAATGAAGCTCCTCCTACTCCAGATCATTATCTTGACAATTGATTTTTTGAGCTTATCAACATTGTCATGCTTTACAATTTCTTCTACACTTGATCTAGCCTCT is a window of Phoenix dactylifera cultivar Barhee BC4 unplaced genomic scaffold, palm_55x_up_171113_PBpolish2nd_filt_p 000589F, whole genome shotgun sequence DNA encoding:
- the LOC103707713 gene encoding photosystem II 5 kDa protein, chloroplastic-like; protein product: MASLTMMASFLGGVSVADLPPSVSHRRNLVVTKAAAKAQGQEMAKPAGCDGREDKGSSRRAAMLAVAAAAVCAIGTSQGTAIAGEEPKRGTPEARKLYAPICVTMPTARICHK